The stretch of DNA GGAAACCTCTCGCTCGTTCACCACGACTCGTGCGGTGACGAACATTCCGGGGCGCCACCTCAGTTCCCGATTGGGAATGGCGACGCGGGCCGTTGCGGCTCGGGTGGCTTCACCGACGACCGCTCCCACGTAGTCGATCACGCCTCGAGTGGAGGGTCCGACTCCGACGGACTCGACGAACACGGTCTGACCGCGACGGACTTGCGCGACATCGCGGGCATAGACGGCGACGTTGACCCACACGGAGGACAGATCGGCGACGACGTAGATGTCCTGATCGTCCCGCACGAACTCGCCGAGCGTCACATGCTTCTCGATCACGGTTCCGGAGATGAGCGAGTTCACGACGTAGGTCGAAAGGCTCTGGTTGCCTTCGATCACCGCCAGCTCTTCGCCCGCATGAACCTGCTGTCCGAGTCCCTTCTTAACCTCACGGACGATGCCGGGGAAGCGCGGAACGATGTGCGCCAGTCGATCCGCATTCGGAACGACTTCACCCGGAAGATCGAGCGTGACGCGCAGGCGGCGAGCGCCGGCGACTTGCACCTCGATGCCGGAGGCAATCTGTGACTCGCGAGACAGTTTGACGTGTCCTTCCTCGGGCTCCGCCTCGGAGTGCCCTGCCTCGGAGTGCCCTGCCTCGGGGTGCCCTGCCTCGGAGTGCCCGCCTTCAGAGTGCGCTGCCTCGGAGTGCTCCGGTTCCGTGTGACCGGGATCCTCGGCGTGTTCGTGAGCGTCTCCCTTCTCACTCGCGGCGCTCTCGGCGCCTTTCGATTCTGGCGCCTGCGATGGCTTGGAGCAGGAAGCAGCGAGGAACACGAGCGCCAGCAGCCCGATGATCCTGATCGTTGCGGCACGACTCATCGGTCGAGTCCTCTTTCTGGATTGGAATTCGCATCGAGTGGGCCACCCAGGAGTCGTTCGAGATCCGCGACCGCCAGATGCGCCACGAGAAGTGTCTGAAGTTCTTCGCGCTTTGCCCGGAGCCAGGTGCGTCGAGCGTCGAGCAGGTCGAGATAGGCAAACCGCCCGCGTTCGAAT from Candidatus Eisenbacteria bacterium encodes:
- a CDS encoding HlyD family efflux transporter periplasmic adaptor subunit, with product MSRAATIRIIGLLALVFLAASCSKPSQAPESKGAESAASEKGDAHEHAEDPGHTEPEHSEAAHSEGGHSEAGHPEAGHSEAGHSEAEPEEGHVKLSRESQIASGIEVQVAGARRLRVTLDLPGEVVPNADRLAHIVPRFPGIVREVKKGLGQQVHAGEELAVIEGNQSLSTYVVNSLISGTVIEKHVTLGEFVRDDQDIYVVADLSSVWVNVAVYARDVAQVRRGQTVFVESVGVGPSTRGVIDYVGAVVGEATRAATARVAIPNRELRWRPGMFVTARVVVNEREVSVAVPDGSVQRVEERDCVFIADADGFEARAVKLGRTDGEWIEILSGLKSGERYVSRASFVLKSELQKSEAGHGH